Proteins found in one Brevibacillus brevis genomic segment:
- the gcvPA gene encoding aminomethyl-transferring glycine dehydrogenase subunit GcvPA produces MSVQRYAHPYIPNSAPAVKEKMLAEIGFSSIEDIYADIPEELRLKEKMNIPKALTEYELERHVNQLMNKNKTTKENISFLGAGCWPHFVPAVCDEINSRAEFVTAYAGEPYEDKGRFQALFEYQSLVAELVDMDVVNVPTFDWAQAASTALRMAARITKRTELLVSKNIHPDKLLIIKNYTSPDLTVTLIDFENETGRLDLNDLKGKLSVDTAAVYFENPTFLGSVEVNGQMIADLAHAAGAICVVGVDPISLGVMEAPANYGADIVCGDLQPLGVHMHYGGGQSGFIATHDDPTYVMEYPSRLFGIAPTEVEGEYGFGDVAYDRTSFAKREKGKESVGTQTALWGITAGVYLATMGPVGMEEVGQGIMQRSQYAAKQLSSIPGVEAKFAAPFFKEFVIDFSQTGKTVKDINAALLAKGIFGGVDLTEHYPELGQCALYCVTEVHTQEDIDTLVTAMKSIL; encoded by the coding sequence ATGAGCGTACAGCGTTATGCCCACCCGTATATTCCGAATTCTGCACCTGCAGTCAAAGAGAAAATGCTTGCCGAAATCGGCTTTTCCAGCATCGAGGATATCTATGCGGACATTCCCGAGGAGCTGCGCCTAAAAGAAAAAATGAACATCCCGAAAGCTTTGACCGAATACGAACTGGAACGCCACGTCAACCAGCTCATGAACAAAAACAAAACCACGAAAGAAAATATCAGCTTCCTCGGCGCAGGCTGCTGGCCCCATTTTGTTCCGGCTGTCTGTGATGAAATCAACTCCCGCGCGGAGTTTGTAACGGCGTATGCTGGTGAGCCTTATGAAGACAAAGGGCGCTTTCAGGCGTTGTTCGAGTACCAAAGCCTCGTAGCTGAGCTGGTCGATATGGATGTCGTGAACGTTCCGACCTTTGACTGGGCACAGGCTGCTTCTACTGCTCTGCGCATGGCAGCACGTATCACCAAACGCACAGAGCTACTCGTCTCGAAAAATATCCATCCCGACAAGCTTTTGATCATCAAAAACTATACGTCTCCTGATCTTACCGTCACCTTGATCGACTTTGAGAACGAAACAGGCAGACTCGACCTCAATGATCTAAAAGGAAAGCTCAGTGTAGATACAGCAGCGGTTTATTTCGAAAACCCGACCTTCCTCGGCTCCGTGGAAGTAAACGGACAGATGATTGCGGACTTGGCTCATGCAGCGGGTGCCATTTGCGTAGTCGGCGTCGATCCCATCTCTCTCGGCGTGATGGAAGCTCCGGCGAATTACGGCGCGGACATCGTGTGCGGAGATTTGCAGCCGCTTGGCGTACACATGCATTACGGCGGCGGACAATCCGGCTTTATCGCGACGCATGACGACCCGACCTACGTCATGGAATATCCGTCCCGCCTGTTCGGAATCGCTCCGACAGAGGTCGAAGGCGAATACGGCTTCGGAGATGTCGCGTATGACCGCACCTCTTTTGCCAAACGTGAAAAAGGCAAGGAGTCCGTCGGAACGCAAACCGCGCTATGGGGCATCACTGCAGGCGTGTACTTGGCGACGATGGGACCAGTGGGCATGGAAGAAGTCGGGCAAGGCATCATGCAGCGCTCCCAATACGCCGCCAAGCAGCTCTCTTCCATTCCCGGGGTCGAGGCCAAATTCGCCGCTCCTTTCTTCAAGGAGTTCGTGATCGACTTCTCGCAAACAGGCAAAACCGTCAAAGACATCAACGCTGCGCTTCTCGCCAAAGGCATTTTCGGCGGAGTTGATTTGACTGAACACTACCCGGAATTGGGTCAATGTGCACTCTACTGCGTCACGGAGGTTCATACCCAGGAGGATATTGATACGCTCGTTACTGCCATGAAAAGCATTTTGTAA
- the gcvPB gene encoding aminomethyl-transferring glycine dehydrogenase subunit GcvPB: protein MKTSEGTIDKMKRIPRDHKVRRFHQAKWDEPVIFELSQPGERGVEVPPVEPQIVETVGDGISQLPDSLRRKKRPNLPEISQYRVIRHYSRISQEVLGSDFNVEIGQGTCTMKYSPKINERFVRSPKMAELHPLQDESTVQGMLEMTYQLDLYLREISGMDKFSFQPGSGTQALFTQASIVRKYHESRGEGEQRNEFITTHFSHPSQAATAAVKGFKIIYVPADENGYPDLEALKGLVSERTAAFAVANPEDTGIYNSRIKEFTDVVHAAGGLCCYDQANANGLLGITRALEAGFDMCFFNLHKTFSVPHACGGPATGAIGVTAELAPFLPGPIVDFDGERYFYKRDLKNSIGKVRSFYGVPPAVLRSYAWVRALGADGLREVAEIACLNNNYLYHKILQIRGASAPYIQGRRLEQVRYSWQQLKEDTGVTTYDVQRRMVDFAHHYWTSHHPYVVPEPFTLEPTESYSMAELDEYIAALTHISQEAYENPEIVKTAPHNSTGHRVLESVLDDPDQWCITWRAYLKKTAQG, encoded by the coding sequence ATGAAAACATCCGAAGGAACCATCGACAAAATGAAACGGATTCCGAGAGACCATAAGGTACGCCGCTTCCACCAAGCAAAGTGGGATGAGCCTGTCATTTTCGAGCTGAGCCAGCCAGGTGAGCGTGGCGTCGAGGTACCACCCGTCGAGCCACAAATCGTAGAGACAGTAGGCGATGGCATCTCTCAGTTGCCAGACAGCCTGCGCCGGAAAAAACGGCCGAATCTTCCCGAGATCAGTCAGTATCGCGTGATCCGTCACTACTCCCGCATCTCTCAGGAGGTTCTGGGGTCGGATTTCAACGTAGAGATCGGGCAAGGCACCTGCACGATGAAATACTCCCCGAAAATCAATGAACGCTTCGTGCGCTCGCCGAAAATGGCGGAGCTGCATCCGCTGCAAGACGAGTCCACTGTCCAAGGGATGCTGGAGATGACGTACCAGCTCGATTTATATCTTCGCGAGATTTCGGGAATGGACAAATTTTCGTTCCAACCGGGCAGCGGCACACAGGCGTTGTTTACCCAAGCCTCTATCGTGCGCAAATACCACGAATCTCGCGGCGAAGGAGAGCAGCGCAACGAGTTTATTACCACCCATTTTTCCCATCCGTCCCAAGCCGCGACGGCCGCAGTCAAAGGCTTCAAAATCATTTATGTACCTGCCGATGAAAACGGCTACCCTGATCTGGAAGCGCTAAAGGGCCTCGTCTCGGAGCGAACCGCTGCCTTTGCCGTAGCGAATCCAGAGGATACTGGCATTTACAACTCCCGCATCAAGGAGTTCACAGACGTCGTCCACGCCGCAGGGGGACTGTGCTGCTACGATCAGGCAAACGCCAATGGTTTGCTCGGCATTACCCGCGCACTGGAAGCAGGCTTCGACATGTGCTTCTTCAACCTGCACAAAACCTTTTCCGTGCCACACGCTTGCGGCGGACCTGCAACAGGCGCTATCGGGGTCACTGCCGAGCTTGCGCCATTCCTGCCGGGACCGATCGTAGACTTCGACGGAGAGCGTTACTTTTATAAGCGTGACTTGAAAAACAGCATCGGAAAAGTCCGCAGCTTTTATGGGGTACCACCTGCTGTCCTGCGCTCCTACGCTTGGGTCCGTGCACTTGGAGCTGACGGCTTGAGGGAAGTCGCCGAAATTGCTTGCCTCAACAACAACTATCTCTATCACAAAATCCTGCAAATCCGCGGTGCGAGCGCTCCGTATATACAAGGCAGACGTCTGGAGCAGGTTCGCTATAGCTGGCAGCAGCTAAAAGAAGACACAGGCGTCACGACATACGATGTTCAGCGCCGCATGGTCGACTTTGCCCACCATTACTGGACCAGTCACCACCCGTACGTCGTGCCGGAGCCGTTTACACTGGAACCGACGGAGTCCTACTCCATGGCAGAGCTGGACGAATACATCGCGGCACTGACCCATATTTCACAGGAAGCCTATGAGAATCCGGAAATTGTCAAAACAGCGCCGCACAATAGTACAGGTCACCGTGTATTAGAGTCCGTGCTCGATGATCCTGATCAATGGTGCATCACATGGAGAGCTTATTTGAAAAAGACGGCACAGGGATAA
- a CDS encoding glycosyltransferase, with translation MTPMLKKVTLLMICVALLGVPGMAAAKESQGNVKQAECIKPKEVKLQGDMRRLWIDHLLWDHTYMVSALAGLEDKDAVQARLLKNQVDIGNAIKPYYGEEAGKKLTELLTAHITIGGKIIDAAKKGDQATVAKLDKDWHRNADEIAKFLSSANPNWNEKELKEMMYVHLKLLTDNLQARLRKDWEADIAAFDQGEDHIISLADVLTAGIIKQFPNQF, from the coding sequence ATGACTCCAATGCTCAAGAAAGTAACATTGTTGATGATTTGCGTGGCATTGCTTGGTGTGCCGGGTATGGCAGCAGCCAAGGAATCGCAAGGAAATGTAAAGCAGGCAGAATGTATAAAGCCGAAAGAAGTAAAACTACAGGGCGATATGCGCAGGCTCTGGATTGATCATTTGCTGTGGGATCACACCTATATGGTAAGCGCCTTGGCAGGGCTGGAAGACAAAGACGCCGTACAGGCACGACTCTTGAAAAACCAGGTGGATATCGGGAACGCAATCAAGCCGTATTACGGAGAAGAAGCAGGTAAAAAGCTTACCGAATTGCTGACGGCTCATATTACCATTGGCGGCAAAATCATTGACGCAGCCAAAAAAGGCGATCAGGCTACTGTGGCAAAGCTGGATAAGGACTGGCACCGGAATGCGGATGAGATCGCCAAGTTCTTGAGTAGTGCCAACCCCAATTGGAACGAGAAAGAACTAAAAGAGATGATGTACGTGCATCTGAAGCTGCTCACTGATAATCTCCAGGCGAGATTGAGAAAAGACTGGGAAGCGGATATTGCTGCGTTTGATCAAGGTGAGGATCACATCATTTCTTTGGCGGATGTACTGACAGCAGGCATCATTAAGCAGTTCCCGAATCAGTTCTAA
- a CDS encoding MarR family winged helix-turn-helix transcriptional regulator encodes MKLDEYIGVIVKRTDLKLNNYYQKVCNPYNITIDQWMIFVVLWEEEGLTQNELADRTYKDKTNIARMLFLMEERGFIHRETDKKDRRSLRVYLTEKGRLLKDEVLPPSIEAYEKTIAGLTEEEVNQFRRTLNIIYENVKNL; translated from the coding sequence ATGAAATTGGATGAGTATATTGGCGTCATCGTGAAACGAACGGATTTAAAACTGAACAACTATTATCAAAAAGTATGCAATCCGTATAACATCACCATCGATCAGTGGATGATTTTTGTCGTGTTATGGGAAGAAGAAGGTCTGACCCAGAACGAATTGGCAGATCGTACCTACAAGGACAAAACAAATATCGCACGGATGCTCTTTCTCATGGAAGAAAGAGGATTCATTCATCGCGAAACAGATAAAAAGGATCGTCGCTCCCTACGTGTCTATCTGACGGAAAAAGGGCGACTTTTAAAAGACGAGGTCCTTCCTCCCTCCATTGAAGCGTACGAGAAAACCATTGCAGGATTGACCGAAGAAGAAGTGAACCAATTTCGAAGAACACTCAATATCATTTATGAGAACGTAAAAAACTTGTAA
- a CDS encoding MFS transporter, which produces MSTEGIWSTHYRALTIGIILVVTATAFEGLAVTTIAPGLSRELQGEDLYGWVFSAYLLAQLIGTVVTGQFVDRKGPAQPFIVTIVLFALGIVVAAIAPDMLTLLLGRVMQGFGAGALVNCVYTMITLRYPDSLRPQILAVFSSAYILPGLFGPYVAGIIAEQLSWRYVFWLILPFIFLSALLTTPSFLGLQPPKASAANNRSLLLPFFLAIGTGALLFGLGKIPSIFGFLLSIAGLLALSVPLYKLMPKGTLVARPGLPAVMASRGLFVAAYYGTQTYLVLGLTSILGLTADKAGLAVASAAISWSLAANVQAKLDKRDQGAGRKKRIIIGLVIMLIGVACTVPLTLIQQDLLGIVTAIVSQIIMGFGIGLAHPTSGAIAFSLAKSGEEGKVSAELSIADTFTPAIVIGVGGAILSVMTAFAFSLSVGITVSLLLQTFIVILGLVSAARLATRSVPVQEKRTP; this is translated from the coding sequence ATGAGCACAGAAGGGATCTGGAGCACGCATTACCGGGCGTTGACGATTGGTATTATTCTTGTGGTGACTGCTACAGCATTTGAAGGCTTGGCTGTCACGACAATCGCCCCCGGTCTTTCCCGAGAGCTACAGGGTGAGGATCTTTATGGATGGGTATTCAGCGCTTATTTGTTGGCTCAGCTGATAGGAACCGTGGTCACAGGTCAATTCGTCGATAGAAAAGGGCCTGCCCAGCCTTTTATTGTCACTATCGTGCTCTTTGCCCTTGGCATTGTAGTTGCTGCAATTGCGCCTGATATGCTTACTTTACTGCTTGGGCGAGTGATGCAGGGATTCGGAGCCGGTGCCTTGGTCAATTGTGTGTATACCATGATTACTTTGCGCTACCCTGATTCTCTTCGCCCTCAGATTCTTGCTGTCTTCTCCAGCGCTTATATCCTTCCAGGACTGTTCGGACCTTATGTCGCCGGGATTATTGCTGAACAGTTGTCATGGAGATATGTCTTCTGGTTGATCCTTCCCTTTATCTTTCTGTCTGCACTCTTAACCACCCCCTCTTTCCTAGGCTTACAACCGCCTAAAGCAAGCGCTGCAAACAATCGTAGTCTTCTTCTGCCCTTTTTCTTGGCCATTGGGACTGGTGCCTTGCTTTTTGGACTCGGCAAAATTCCCTCGATCTTCGGTTTTTTGCTATCCATCGCGGGTTTGCTTGCCCTTAGTGTCCCGTTGTATAAGCTGATGCCTAAAGGAACCCTCGTCGCACGCCCAGGCTTACCTGCCGTCATGGCGTCTCGGGGTCTATTTGTCGCCGCCTATTACGGCACACAAACGTATCTCGTCCTTGGACTCACTTCGATTTTAGGATTAACCGCCGACAAAGCTGGTTTAGCTGTTGCCTCCGCAGCAATTAGTTGGTCGCTGGCAGCCAATGTACAGGCAAAGCTGGACAAAAGAGATCAGGGGGCTGGTCGCAAAAAGCGAATTATCATCGGTCTCGTCATTATGCTCATCGGAGTCGCTTGCACCGTACCGCTGACGTTGATTCAACAAGACCTTTTGGGTATCGTGACCGCGATTGTTAGCCAGATCATTATGGGCTTCGGAATCGGTTTGGCTCACCCGACAAGCGGTGCTATTGCGTTTTCTCTGGCAAAATCCGGTGAAGAAGGAAAAGTATCTGCTGAACTATCTATCGCTGATACATTTACGCCTGCGATTGTTATTGGGGTGGGAGGCGCCATCCTATCTGTGATGACTGCCTTTGCGTTTTCACTTTCTGTTGGAATTACGGTTTCCCTGCTCCTTCAGACGTTCATCGTCATACTGGGACTGGTATCTGCTGCCCGACTGGCGACACGATCCGTACCTGTTCAAGAAAAAAGGACACCTTGA
- a CDS encoding winged helix-turn-helix transcriptional regulator: MPYQDGEFGCPVEVGLQLISGKWKPRIIYELLKDTRRFGELQRLIPEVSRHVLTVQLRELENSEIVVRQVYPTVPPKVEYSLTDFGKSVAPILEQMIEVGEQYISRQKKKAMPPEK; encoded by the coding sequence ATGCCGTATCAAGATGGCGAGTTTGGATGTCCTGTCGAGGTGGGGCTCCAGCTGATCAGTGGAAAATGGAAGCCTCGAATCATTTATGAATTGCTCAAAGACACGAGAAGATTTGGAGAATTACAACGGCTGATCCCGGAAGTATCTCGACATGTGCTAACTGTGCAGCTGCGAGAACTGGAGAACAGCGAAATCGTAGTACGACAAGTGTACCCGACTGTGCCACCAAAAGTGGAATACTCACTTACAGACTTTGGTAAGAGCGTAGCGCCCATCTTGGAGCAGATGATTGAAGTCGGCGAGCAGTATATTTCTAGACAAAAAAAGAAAGCTATGCCTCCTGAAAAATAG
- a CDS encoding YybH family protein, giving the protein MPFSHRNQPVKNPEDMNPAFAEAFNTGDINNLLALYEPQAILITQDNEQSHGVESIRATLEQLLQVQGTMVSENVFCIPFENIALLRAHFIIHTTDDAGNAMKIEGHTSEIVRKQPDGSWLYVIDHPFGANPPVIHSPA; this is encoded by the coding sequence ATGCCATTCTCTCATCGCAATCAACCTGTCAAAAACCCGGAAGATATGAACCCCGCCTTCGCAGAAGCATTCAACACTGGCGACATCAACAATCTTCTTGCTCTTTATGAACCGCAGGCTATCCTCATAACCCAAGACAACGAGCAGAGCCACGGAGTTGAATCCATCCGCGCAACACTGGAGCAATTACTCCAAGTGCAAGGTACGATGGTTTCCGAGAATGTATTTTGTATTCCGTTTGAAAATATCGCTTTATTGCGGGCTCACTTTATCATTCATACCACAGATGACGCAGGCAACGCCATGAAAATAGAAGGCCATACATCTGAAATCGTGCGGAAGCAGCCAGATGGCAGTTGGCTGTATGTCATAGATCATCCATTTGGCGCGAATCCGCCTGTCATTCATTCTCCTGCTTAG
- a CDS encoding YhgE/Pip domain-containing protein translates to MRSIWKIYKTDWINIFKVPTGIFLIIAIILIPCLYDWINIKSVWDPYANTQGVKVAVTSEDQGAMVDDKKVNIGDELIKSLHNNQKLGWTFVDKEEARRGVERGDYYASILIPADFSTRITGIVHGNLTKPEVIYTVNEKVNAVAPKITSSGVSAIAKQINESFTESVSEALLTKLTEIGIKIEEQLPTIRKIESGVFQLEKSLPEIHAAGQKVLEIEKKLPEIHEKAQIILEVEKRIPEINQAGQAVLKIQQNWPKINEAASVIIGMEDKLPVIEQAVGRIEELDRNFDKVANAVTTATEKASQAIEIVSAAQDALPRIADLTDKGASVADQLNDFFAKHDGAFETIAPLIKQNLILAQQAADALTQLTDRLLQINPDRLPTASEVNAVKDRLSRAANVLGHTASIVEKVNSYIPGQPLSHFAERLRTIENRMNRQIEILGMIASALENGKQPAKDLVESLNQLSKNTSAELGDILSRYDSEIVPKISEGIDRLKVITGESADLLHKAQEKLPDIEAILQETKTGLELGLAELKRIQQEMPQIRAHVHELAQTLRSKSDAFANAIRVAAPFLKSNLPAIGKKLNEAAAFVQNDLPKAEADLTKLADFVRYKLPEVETGVHRVAALVRDDLPKLESAIGHAADKLREVEANNNFADLAKLLRGDIKKESEFLSSPVQIKENRLYPIPNYGSAMSPFYGVLSLWVGATLLISLLKPNAENPGGVYKPYQLYLGRLGTFVTIGLFQALFVTLGDIYILGAYVADKAPFVLFGMLVSLVFVTITYTLVSVFGNVGKGIAIIFMVFQFSSSGGTFPISMTAPFFQALNPYMPFTYAISLLREGVGGILWETAIRDIFVLFGFIGISLFVALALKRPLSGIIEKSMENAKKTKIIG, encoded by the coding sequence ATGCGGTCTATATGGAAGATTTACAAAACGGACTGGATTAACATTTTCAAGGTCCCGACCGGGATTTTTCTGATCATCGCCATCATTCTCATTCCTTGTTTATACGATTGGATCAACATCAAATCAGTATGGGACCCTTACGCCAATACGCAAGGGGTCAAGGTGGCAGTGACGAGCGAGGATCAGGGAGCTATGGTTGACGATAAAAAGGTCAACATCGGAGACGAGCTCATAAAGAGCTTGCATAACAACCAGAAACTAGGATGGACCTTCGTGGACAAAGAAGAGGCCAGACGAGGCGTGGAGCGGGGCGATTATTATGCCAGCATCCTGATCCCAGCTGACTTTTCCACAAGAATCACGGGAATTGTTCATGGCAACCTGACCAAGCCCGAAGTGATCTATACGGTCAATGAAAAAGTGAACGCCGTCGCACCCAAAATCACCTCATCAGGTGTTTCGGCGATTGCCAAGCAGATCAACGAGAGTTTTACGGAAAGCGTCAGTGAAGCCTTGCTCACGAAGCTTACAGAGATCGGCATTAAAATTGAAGAGCAATTGCCGACCATCCGCAAAATCGAGAGTGGCGTTTTCCAATTGGAAAAAAGCCTGCCTGAGATTCATGCCGCAGGGCAAAAAGTACTGGAGATTGAGAAGAAACTTCCCGAGATTCACGAGAAAGCGCAGATCATTCTGGAAGTGGAAAAAAGAATCCCCGAGATCAATCAAGCAGGGCAGGCCGTCCTCAAAATTCAGCAAAACTGGCCGAAAATCAATGAGGCCGCGTCTGTCATTATCGGGATGGAAGACAAGCTGCCGGTGATTGAGCAAGCCGTTGGACGAATTGAAGAGCTGGATCGAAATTTTGATAAAGTGGCAAACGCAGTGACTACAGCCACAGAAAAAGCGAGTCAGGCCATTGAGATCGTTTCGGCTGCTCAAGATGCGTTGCCGCGTATCGCTGATCTGACTGATAAGGGCGCGTCTGTTGCCGATCAGCTCAATGACTTTTTTGCGAAGCATGACGGTGCCTTTGAAACGATTGCACCGCTGATCAAGCAAAATCTCATCTTAGCCCAGCAAGCCGCGGATGCCCTCACACAGCTTACGGACAGGCTGCTGCAAATCAATCCGGATCGCCTGCCTACTGCCAGTGAGGTAAATGCCGTGAAAGACAGGTTATCCAGGGCTGCGAATGTTTTGGGGCATACCGCATCGATTGTAGAGAAAGTAAACAGTTATATTCCAGGACAGCCACTGAGTCATTTCGCAGAGCGGCTGCGTACGATTGAGAACAGAATGAACCGGCAAATCGAGATTCTCGGCATGATTGCAAGCGCGCTGGAAAACGGCAAACAGCCTGCGAAAGATTTGGTAGAGAGCCTGAATCAGCTCTCGAAAAACACTAGCGCGGAATTGGGAGACATCCTGTCCCGTTACGATAGCGAAATCGTCCCGAAAATATCCGAGGGCATTGACAGGCTAAAGGTGATCACAGGAGAATCTGCTGATCTACTGCATAAGGCTCAAGAAAAACTTCCGGATATCGAAGCGATTCTCCAAGAGACAAAGACGGGCTTGGAGCTGGGATTGGCAGAATTGAAGCGAATCCAACAGGAGATGCCGCAAATACGGGCGCACGTCCACGAGCTAGCACAAACGCTCAGAAGCAAGTCGGATGCTTTTGCAAATGCGATTCGCGTAGCAGCGCCATTCCTGAAGAGCAATCTTCCTGCCATCGGGAAAAAGCTCAACGAGGCAGCGGCATTTGTCCAGAACGATTTGCCCAAAGCGGAGGCAGATTTGACCAAGCTGGCTGATTTTGTGCGCTACAAGCTCCCGGAAGTGGAGACAGGAGTCCATAGAGTTGCTGCATTGGTTAGAGACGATCTGCCTAAGCTGGAGAGTGCCATTGGGCATGCGGCTGACAAGCTGAGAGAAGTCGAGGCGAACAACAACTTCGCCGATCTTGCCAAGCTATTGCGCGGCGACATTAAAAAAGAGAGCGAATTCCTCTCAAGTCCCGTGCAGATCAAGGAAAACCGCCTATACCCGATTCCGAATTATGGTTCGGCCATGTCGCCGTTTTACGGTGTGCTGTCTCTCTGGGTAGGCGCGACCTTGTTGATTTCCCTGCTGAAGCCGAATGCGGAAAATCCAGGCGGCGTATACAAGCCGTATCAGTTGTACCTCGGTCGCTTGGGGACATTTGTGACAATCGGGTTATTTCAAGCGTTGTTCGTCACACTTGGTGATATTTACATCCTCGGGGCCTATGTAGCGGATAAAGCTCCGTTTGTGTTATTCGGTATGCTGGTCAGCCTGGTGTTCGTCACGATTACGTACACGCTGGTGTCCGTCTTCGGCAACGTGGGCAAAGGCATAGCGATTATTTTCATGGTATTCCAATTCTCCAGCTCGGGCGGTACGTTCCCGATCAGCATGACCGCGCCGTTTTTCCAAGCGCTGAACCCATACATGCCTTTCACGTATGCGATCAGCCTGTTGCGTGAAGGGGTGGGTGGCATTCTCTGGGAAACGGCGATTCGGGATATATTCGTACTATTTGGCTTTATCGGTATCAGCCTGTTTGTGGCACTCGCGCTGAAGCGTCCGTTGAGCGGAATCATTGAAAAGTCGATGGAGAATGCGAAGAAGACCAAGATTATTGGGTAA